A window from Rhizosphaericola mali encodes these proteins:
- a CDS encoding CPBP family intramembrane glutamic endopeptidase encodes MKNIITKNPIISYLIICFLITYFFWFLPVLINLPKDVTFAYSLIGTCGPLLAGYFITLIRSNQKITISSKTIFLIAFLGTAITLGLRIYYTGKGLPDANGKIPTISEITPIGCLLFFNLCLIIGINFSNSTNQKLKENYIKTALFDKTKIKWYFFALLIFPIINITSYWIAKIIGTNTTDYFVKTDPKWFIGLFSTYFFFGGNEEYGWRGFFQKEIQKKYCPLVVVIIMTVVWSFWHFPLYFNGFYSTGGIKDLLPRFVFTLPISIIFTWLYNKSQYALLSTMILHAMLNNTDRTLGSSENIAILLMSFFCVYCIISDKMWKRNPYNPPI; translated from the coding sequence ATGAAAAATATAATAACTAAAAATCCTATCATCAGCTATTTAATTATCTGTTTTCTGATTACTTATTTTTTTTGGTTTTTACCTGTACTAATAAATCTGCCAAAAGACGTGACATTTGCTTATAGTTTAATAGGTACTTGTGGCCCTTTATTGGCAGGGTATTTTATTACTTTAATTCGCTCGAATCAAAAGATAACAATAAGTTCAAAAACGATTTTCCTTATTGCATTTTTGGGTACAGCTATCACCTTGGGATTACGAATTTATTATACCGGAAAGGGATTGCCGGATGCCAATGGAAAGATTCCTACAATAAGTGAAATCACACCGATTGGTTGTTTGTTGTTCTTCAATCTTTGCCTAATTATCGGTATCAACTTCAGCAATTCTACTAACCAAAAATTAAAAGAAAACTATATCAAAACTGCTCTTTTCGACAAAACAAAAATAAAATGGTATTTTTTTGCACTGCTGATATTTCCTATAATCAATATAACGAGTTACTGGATCGCAAAAATAATTGGAACTAATACAACAGATTATTTTGTAAAAACAGACCCTAAATGGTTTATAGGACTATTTAGTACTTATTTCTTTTTTGGCGGAAATGAAGAATACGGTTGGCGAGGTTTCTTTCAAAAAGAAATACAGAAAAAATATTGCCCATTAGTGGTCGTAATAATAATGACGGTTGTATGGTCTTTTTGGCATTTTCCATTATATTTCAATGGATTTTATTCCACAGGAGGAATCAAAGATTTGCTTCCAAGATTTGTTTTCACTTTGCCTATTTCCATTATTTTCACTTGGCTTTACAATAAATCGCAATATGCACTCTTGTCCACTATGATTTTGCATGCAATGCTAAATAATACAGATAGAACGTTAGGTTCATCTGAAAATATTGCCATCCTGTTGATGTCGTTTTTTTGTGTTTATTGTATCATTTCTGACAAAATGTGGAAACGAAATCCCTATAATCCTCCAATATAA
- a CDS encoding serine hydrolase has protein sequence MKLSNLGILFYGLLVVTTTIQAQEKSTKDTININIEKQLRGFDEYGNQLLKDWNCPGIGVGIVYKGKLVYVKGFGYRDYGKKLPITANTLFQIASNTKLFTAISAGMLVDQGKLTWDNPIKNDVPSLNFYNNELNNNVTLRDILGHRTGISRHDLIWYKATTTRKQIFDKVKYLEPSAPMRTKFLYNNILYASVGEIIELKSGKTWESFVKDQIFTPLGMNTSGFELSEKKNTGDYVVPYNEKRDTNTLYQIPIFDFVNGMGPAGTIVSNINELSHWVIALMNKGKYDGKQVIPEDVISATLQPSLSLPNSELYTELQNPYYGMGREVGSYRGNVLWFHGGDIDGMHSQISMMPNKDIGVIVFVIGDQSYPLYNTVTYNVYERLLGLSLTPWNERKLKDHIAEKQADKEARSKVNNSQVSNTKPSHPIEDYLGDFDNEPYGLISISKKDTGLQFQLHQLILPLHHYHYDRFDTDNDPDLGQYSINYRTNPQGDIDGFTISLDEGEVFFNKKVDSSLTDPKTLGLYIGKYESGGSIVTVSLKNENQLFLSIPGQPDYQLIPYKKNQFKLKEFSDIKMVFKVENNKVISMTQISSSGESEFKKKD, from the coding sequence ATGAAACTATCTAATTTAGGTATCCTATTTTATGGATTACTTGTTGTGACTACAACTATACAAGCGCAAGAGAAATCCACAAAAGACACTATAAATATCAATATCGAAAAACAACTTAGAGGTTTTGATGAATATGGTAACCAACTACTCAAAGATTGGAATTGCCCAGGTATTGGTGTAGGAATTGTATATAAAGGAAAATTGGTTTACGTAAAAGGCTTTGGTTATCGGGATTATGGAAAAAAACTTCCGATTACAGCAAATACATTATTTCAAATTGCGTCAAATACCAAATTATTTACGGCTATATCTGCGGGAATGCTAGTAGATCAAGGAAAATTAACGTGGGACAATCCCATAAAAAACGACGTCCCATCACTTAATTTTTATAATAATGAACTGAACAATAATGTCACACTTCGGGATATATTAGGTCACAGGACAGGTATATCTCGACATGATTTGATTTGGTATAAAGCTACTACCACTAGAAAACAAATATTTGACAAAGTAAAATATCTCGAACCCTCTGCTCCTATGAGGACGAAATTTTTATACAACAATATTCTATATGCATCTGTGGGAGAAATCATTGAATTGAAAAGTGGTAAAACTTGGGAATCTTTTGTAAAAGATCAAATATTTACACCATTAGGAATGAATACCTCTGGGTTTGAACTTTCAGAAAAGAAAAATACGGGAGATTATGTAGTTCCTTACAACGAAAAACGAGATACTAACACATTATACCAAATTCCAATATTTGATTTTGTAAATGGCATGGGGCCTGCAGGGACGATTGTTTCCAATATTAATGAACTTTCCCATTGGGTAATTGCATTGATGAATAAAGGCAAATATGATGGCAAACAAGTGATTCCTGAGGATGTTATATCCGCCACATTACAACCATCTCTATCCTTACCAAATTCTGAACTTTACACAGAATTACAAAATCCCTACTATGGAATGGGGAGAGAGGTTGGCTCTTATCGTGGTAATGTATTATGGTTTCATGGCGGAGATATCGATGGCATGCATTCGCAAATCTCTATGATGCCCAATAAAGATATTGGTGTAATCGTTTTTGTGATTGGCGATCAGAGTTATCCCTTGTACAATACGGTAACATACAACGTATATGAGCGTCTACTAGGTTTGTCACTTACACCTTGGAATGAAAGAAAATTAAAAGATCATATAGCAGAAAAACAAGCAGATAAGGAAGCTAGATCTAAAGTTAATAATAGTCAAGTATCTAATACAAAGCCATCTCATCCTATAGAAGATTATCTTGGTGATTTTGATAACGAGCCTTATGGATTAATTTCTATTTCAAAAAAAGACACTGGATTACAATTTCAACTACATCAACTTATTTTACCGTTGCATCATTATCATTATGATAGATTCGATACGGATAATGATCCGGATTTAGGACAATATTCCATTAATTATCGTACGAATCCTCAAGGAGATATTGATGGTTTTACTATTTCATTAGACGAAGGGGAAGTTTTTTTTAATAAAAAAGTGGATTCTAGTCTCACTGATCCTAAAACCTTAGGATTGTATATAGGAAAATATGAATCTGGTGGATCCATAGTCACAGTTTCCTTGAAAAATGAAAATCAATTATTTCTTTCCATTCCAGGGCAACCAGATTATCAGTTAATTCCTTACAAGAAAAATCAATTCAAACTAAAAGAGTTTTCCGATATTAAAATGGTATTTAAAGTAGAAAATAACAAAGTCATTTCCATGACGCAAATATCAAGTAGTGGCGAATCCGAATTTAAAAAGAAAGACTAA
- a CDS encoding tetratricopeptide repeat protein, which yields MNKIYLCFFWGFFAVFCMAQKKADYIKEQYSHIGELYSKYQREGKSDSVLFIAQKFYPIAQKSGNDSILQKAYNLLGNAYIMQSDFTSSLEYYLKSLSLAQKLGDVITTGIAYENASYAFYLVGNYIKGAEYGKKAVDIFLSHPGIKKESSESIYYGNLANAKDNWASNLLKINQFKQSLNLLLKGITYLDKANYKENLYFRSGILSDIGNAYVQLKNPKKVVEYFEKSTVLNQKWNILPAASVTDRYYADFLLNENKIPQAISVARKGLDAARITKEKIRMVELSDILQKSYDKVNKIDSANYFSKLMNAYRDSIFSSQKIIEVQNLTFKQQNDEHEAELEKEKLAEERKDNLQYAAIGIGLLAFFMLYFIFSHSAKVGKRTILFLGILSMLLVFEFLNLLLHPYLGKLTHHQPFWMLLCMVAIAALLISLHHKLEHFIIHKLVSKNEKIRLERVWKKS from the coding sequence ATGAACAAAATTTACCTATGTTTTTTTTGGGGGTTTTTCGCTGTATTTTGTATGGCTCAAAAGAAAGCTGACTATATAAAAGAACAATACAGCCATATTGGCGAACTTTATAGCAAATACCAGCGTGAAGGCAAAAGCGACAGCGTTTTGTTTATCGCCCAAAAATTTTATCCCATTGCTCAAAAATCAGGCAACGACAGCATTTTGCAAAAGGCATATAATCTTTTGGGAAATGCCTATATCATGCAGAGCGATTTTACTTCCAGTTTGGAATATTATCTGAAATCCCTGTCTTTGGCACAAAAACTTGGTGACGTTATTACGACAGGAATAGCTTACGAAAATGCAAGCTATGCGTTTTATTTAGTAGGCAATTACATCAAAGGAGCAGAATACGGAAAAAAAGCAGTGGATATTTTCCTTTCTCATCCGGGAATCAAAAAAGAATCATCAGAAAGCATTTACTATGGAAATCTTGCCAATGCAAAGGACAATTGGGCTTCAAACCTTCTGAAAATCAATCAGTTCAAACAATCATTAAATCTTTTGCTAAAAGGAATAACCTATTTAGACAAAGCCAATTACAAAGAAAATTTGTATTTCCGTTCTGGCATTCTTAGCGATATAGGGAACGCCTATGTGCAGCTTAAGAATCCGAAAAAAGTAGTAGAATATTTTGAGAAATCTACAGTATTAAACCAAAAGTGGAATATACTTCCTGCCGCAAGTGTCACGGATAGATATTATGCCGATTTTCTTTTGAATGAAAACAAAATACCACAGGCAATTTCTGTTGCCAGAAAAGGTCTAGACGCTGCAAGGATTACCAAAGAAAAAATAAGAATGGTGGAATTATCAGATATTTTGCAAAAATCCTATGACAAAGTAAATAAAATAGACAGTGCCAATTATTTTTCCAAACTAATGAATGCCTATCGGGATTCAATCTTTAGCTCCCAAAAAATAATCGAAGTCCAAAACCTGACTTTCAAACAACAAAATGATGAACACGAAGCCGAGCTGGAAAAAGAAAAACTAGCAGAAGAACGTAAAGACAACTTGCAATATGCGGCTATTGGTATTGGTTTACTGGCTTTTTTTATGCTCTATTTTATTTTCAGCCATTCGGCAAAAGTGGGGAAAAGAACGATTCTGTTTTTAGGAATTTTGTCGATGCTTTTGGTTTTTGAATTTCTGAACCTTTTGCTGCATCCATATCTTGGTAAACTTACCCATCATCAACCGTTTTGGATGTTGCTTTGTATGGTCGCTATCGCCGCGTTACTTATTTCGTTGCATCATAAGTTAG
- a CDS encoding M13 family metallopeptidase: MKIYISRLIIIGLSIAYLISCKTNETSNSDRKHFIETKNIDSSVKPGDDFFQYSNGSWLKNAKIPDEYSYTGIFLEADRTIKGHLKEILENAAQNDSKIGSISQKVGDFYTSGIDTVTINKRNYEPVKSLLAKIDAVKSIPEWMQIATEETVNTYNPNIYNTPNIFGFIVYADQKNNTKNIAWLLQAGIGLPERDYYFRTDTATIDIQNAYKNYLTELFRLTGSDSSTSIKNSETVYNIEKQLASSHKTAVQLRDVSANYHKISMEKIENEQPNIGWKAFFKTIGAKTDSVDMEQPEYYAKLNTMLKTVPIDDWKLYLKAHTLTSYANLLSKDFQDASFNYNKILSGQKKQRIRGERIVSNTDAELGDALGQLYVEKYFTPEAKQKIDELISNIVKAYANHIQNLDWMGDATKKTALEKLNAINRKIGFPDKWRDYSNVTIDKSKYFENNVACNRDNFDFMLSQLGKPVDKSLWGMTAPTYNAYYDPMHNDINFPAGILQSPLFDKDADDAVNYGGIGWVIGHEITHAFDDQGSLYDKEGNMKNWWTKEDKTKFNKKVKQIQKLYDGFAVFKDLNINGELTSGENIADLGGMSIAYDAFKMTKQGKSNEKIDGFTPDQRFFLAFANSRRVKKTDESLRQYVQTDPHATNNWRINGPLMNFEPFYKAFNVKPGEKMYKDPKDRIKIW, encoded by the coding sequence ATGAAAATATATATTTCGCGTCTAATAATAATTGGACTTTCAATAGCATATCTAATTTCTTGTAAAACTAATGAAACAAGTAACTCTGATCGAAAACATTTCATCGAAACAAAAAACATAGACAGTTCCGTAAAACCGGGTGATGATTTTTTTCAATATTCGAATGGCAGCTGGCTAAAAAACGCCAAAATCCCAGATGAATATTCATATACAGGTATCTTTCTCGAAGCTGACCGCACAATAAAAGGGCATTTGAAAGAGATTTTGGAAAATGCAGCCCAAAACGACAGCAAAATTGGGAGCATATCGCAAAAAGTCGGCGATTTTTACACTTCTGGAATAGATACGGTTACGATCAATAAACGAAATTACGAACCTGTTAAATCTTTACTGGCAAAGATTGATGCCGTAAAATCCATTCCGGAATGGATGCAAATCGCCACCGAAGAAACCGTAAATACATATAATCCCAATATTTATAATACCCCAAATATTTTTGGATTTATTGTATATGCAGACCAGAAAAACAATACAAAGAATATCGCTTGGCTTCTGCAAGCCGGAATCGGGCTCCCAGAAAGAGACTACTATTTCCGAACAGATACAGCAACAATTGACATTCAAAATGCGTATAAAAATTATTTGACGGAATTATTCAGATTAACAGGTTCTGATAGTTCTACTTCCATCAAAAATTCCGAAACGGTTTACAATATCGAAAAACAATTAGCTTCTTCGCACAAAACGGCAGTTCAACTTCGAGATGTGTCGGCCAATTATCACAAAATTTCTATGGAAAAAATTGAAAACGAGCAACCGAATATCGGCTGGAAAGCTTTTTTCAAAACCATTGGCGCCAAAACAGATTCTGTGGATATGGAACAACCGGAATATTACGCTAAACTCAATACAATGCTGAAAACCGTTCCCATTGACGACTGGAAATTGTATCTAAAAGCACACACTTTAACATCTTATGCCAATTTGTTGAGCAAAGATTTTCAAGATGCGTCTTTTAATTACAACAAAATACTAAGCGGACAAAAAAAACAACGCATTCGTGGGGAGCGTATTGTCTCTAATACCGATGCAGAATTGGGTGATGCTTTAGGGCAATTGTATGTGGAAAAATATTTCACTCCGGAAGCCAAACAAAAGATTGACGAACTCATCAGCAATATCGTAAAAGCTTACGCCAACCACATCCAAAACCTAGATTGGATGGGCGATGCCACAAAAAAAACAGCACTCGAAAAATTGAACGCCATCAACAGAAAAATAGGATTTCCTGATAAATGGAGAGATTACAGCAACGTAACCATCGACAAGTCCAAATACTTTGAAAATAACGTTGCCTGCAACCGGGACAATTTTGATTTTATGCTTTCACAATTAGGAAAGCCAGTAGATAAAAGTCTTTGGGGAATGACTGCGCCCACATATAATGCGTATTATGACCCGATGCACAATGATATTAACTTTCCTGCCGGAATTTTGCAATCTCCCCTTTTCGACAAAGATGCCGATGATGCGGTAAACTATGGCGGGATTGGATGGGTAATAGGTCACGAAATAACTCACGCTTTCGATGACCAGGGCTCGCTATACGACAAAGAAGGGAATATGAAAAATTGGTGGACAAAAGAAGATAAAACCAAATTCAACAAAAAAGTAAAACAGATTCAAAAATTGTATGACGGTTTTGCAGTTTTCAAGGATTTGAATATTAATGGTGAACTTACTTCTGGCGAAAACATTGCAGATTTGGGTGGAATGTCCATTGCTTACGATGCCTTTAAAATGACCAAACAAGGAAAAAGCAACGAGAAAATTGACGGCTTTACTCCTGACCAACGTTTCTTTTTGGCGTTTGCGAATTCTAGGAGAGTAAAAAAAACAGACGAATCTTTGCGACAGTATGTGCAAACAGACCCTCACGCTACCAACAACTGGAGAATTAACGGACCATTGATGAATTTCGAGCCATTTTATAAAGCATTTAACGTAAAACCAGGAGAAAAAATGTATAAAGATCCGAAAGACAGGATAAAGATTTGGTAA